From one Streptomyces mobaraensis genomic stretch:
- a CDS encoding zf-HC2 domain-containing protein produces MHCSDVRTALSARIDGEAPPPGVTGVALETHVRGCADCHRWGERARRLKVLAARLGVG; encoded by the coding sequence GTGCATTGCAGCGACGTACGTACCGCCCTGTCCGCCCGCATCGACGGCGAGGCGCCCCCGCCGGGCGTCACCGGTGTGGCGCTGGAGACGCATGTGCGGGGCTGTGCGGACTGCCACCGGTGGGGCGAACGCGCCCGCCGGCTGAAGGTGCTGGCCGCGCGGCTCGGCGTCGGCTGA
- a CDS encoding sigma-70 family RNA polymerase sigma factor → MRDDETVTAWALAARSGDADAVERFIRATQTDVRRYVARLSNDPQGADDLVQETYLRALRSLPRFEGRSSARTWLLSIARRTVVDRLRFLAARPRLSDTDDWQSAAERTQSAVLPGFDEGVALSQLLDRLPYERREAFVLTQLLGLPYAEAALVAGCPIGTVRSRVARAREALIDQLETAERESTARMPVLAGAGAA, encoded by the coding sequence GTGCGTGACGACGAGACGGTGACGGCCTGGGCGCTGGCCGCCCGGAGCGGCGACGCCGACGCGGTGGAACGGTTCATCCGCGCCACGCAGACCGACGTCCGCCGGTACGTGGCCCGGCTGAGCAACGACCCGCAGGGCGCGGACGACCTGGTGCAGGAGACGTACCTGCGCGCCCTGCGCTCGCTGCCGCGCTTCGAAGGGCGCTCCTCCGCCCGCACCTGGCTGCTCTCCATCGCCCGGCGCACGGTCGTGGACCGGCTCCGCTTCCTCGCGGCCCGGCCCCGGCTCTCGGACACCGACGACTGGCAGTCGGCGGCGGAACGCACCCAGTCCGCCGTCCTGCCCGGCTTCGACGAGGGCGTCGCCCTGTCGCAGCTGCTCGACCGGCTGCCCTACGAGCGCCGCGAGGCGTTCGTCCTGACCCAGCTCCTCGGCCTGCCGTACGCGGAGGCGGCACTGGTCGCGGGCTGCCCGATCGGCACCGTCCGCTCACGGGTGGCCCGGGCGCGGGAGGCGCTGATCGACCAGCTGGAGACGGCGGAACGGGAGAGCACGGCGAGGATGCCGGTGCTGGCGGGGGCGGGGGCCGCCTGA
- a CDS encoding copper chaperone PCu(A)C, which yields MNNPVTQAAKAALVPVAACVVTLGGLGAWTASGAAGRPAEVVAEDARVLLPFDSDDTAAFVRLTNKGDADDELLSVSAPSAGGAMLARTVVKDGAGSMRMLRSVTVPARDVVAMSPHGTDIMISRPPRLAVGDRLPLVLRFRESGTVRVEAEVVRAGSGALPRG from the coding sequence ATGAACAACCCCGTGACGCAGGCCGCCAAGGCCGCGCTCGTCCCCGTCGCCGCCTGCGTGGTGACCCTCGGCGGCCTCGGCGCCTGGACGGCGTCCGGCGCGGCCGGCCGGCCCGCCGAGGTCGTCGCCGAGGACGCCCGTGTGCTGCTGCCCTTCGACAGCGACGACACGGCCGCGTTCGTGCGGCTCACCAACAAGGGCGACGCGGACGACGAGCTCCTGTCCGTCTCCGCGCCGTCGGCGGGCGGCGCGATGCTCGCGCGGACCGTCGTCAAGGACGGGGCGGGGAGCATGCGGATGCTCCGCTCGGTGACCGTGCCCGCCCGGGACGTCGTCGCGATGTCCCCGCACGGCACCGACATCATGATCAGCCGCCCGCCGCGGCTCGCCGTCGGCGACCGGCTGCCGCTGGTGCTGCGGTTCCGCGAGAGCGGGACGGTGCGGGTGGAGGCGGAAGTGGTGCGGGCGGGGAGCGGGGCGCTGCCGCGGGGCTGA
- a CDS encoding heavy metal translocating P-type ATPase, translating into MSATTTTASPAAETEIIVGGMTCAACVNRVEKKLGRLDGVTASVNLATGRARVSHPEAVTADELMAVVEGLGFTAALPRPKTEEAPEEEAGAGSSPLVRLLITAVLSVPVLVLSMAPGLQFRNWQWLCFALATPVAAWGAWPFHSKALRGLRGAAATMDTLVSLGVLASYAWSVYALFFGGAGDPDMRMPFTLWPEAMPGTADVYLEAVVAVPLFVLTGRLLESRARAGTGSALRALASLAAKDVAVRTADGEERRIPVAELRVGDRFLVRPGERVATDGTVVAGSSALDLSLVTGESAPVDVTPGTAVIGGAVNSGGLLEVRAEAVGADTQLARITRLVEDAQAGKARVQRLADAIAGVFVPAVLAVAVTVLGFWLGAGASPQAAITAAVAVLVVACPCALGLATPTALLAATGRGAGLGILVSGPQALEGLRRVDTVVLDKTGTLTTGSMTVTEVAAREGGCGPEAALRYAAAAEAGSEHPVGRAVHAHGLAEADGPLPAAEEFTATAGVGVRAVVDGKRVEVVRADADGLPDALGEAVRRAGRDGRTVVAVRVEGTAEAVIALGDTVRAGSYRAVDHLKRLGLRPVLATGDGPAAARAVAAELGIGEVHSQVTPEGKADLVRALREQGHRVAVIGDGVNDTAALAGADLGIAMGSGTDAAIGAADVTLVREDMGALADAVRLARRTSLTVRANLAWAFGYNLVTVPLAAVGLLSPMVAAAAMSVSSLLVVGNSLRLRGWQPAPVRTTAAARKGAPRPRKAVA; encoded by the coding sequence ATGAGCGCGACGACCACCACCGCCTCCCCGGCCGCCGAGACCGAGATCATCGTCGGCGGCATGACCTGCGCCGCGTGCGTCAACCGCGTCGAGAAGAAGCTCGGCCGGCTCGACGGCGTGACCGCCAGCGTCAACCTGGCCACCGGCCGGGCCCGCGTCAGCCACCCGGAGGCCGTGACCGCCGACGAGCTCATGGCGGTCGTGGAGGGCCTCGGTTTCACCGCCGCGCTGCCCCGGCCGAAGACGGAGGAGGCCCCGGAGGAGGAGGCCGGCGCCGGGTCGTCGCCCCTCGTCCGGCTGCTGATCACCGCCGTGCTGTCGGTGCCCGTGCTGGTGCTGTCGATGGCCCCGGGGCTGCAGTTCCGCAACTGGCAGTGGCTGTGCTTCGCGCTCGCCACGCCCGTCGCCGCGTGGGGCGCCTGGCCGTTCCACTCCAAGGCGCTGCGCGGCCTGCGGGGCGCGGCGGCGACGATGGACACCCTCGTCTCCCTCGGCGTCCTCGCCTCCTACGCCTGGTCCGTCTACGCGCTGTTCTTCGGCGGCGCCGGGGACCCGGACATGCGGATGCCGTTCACACTGTGGCCCGAGGCCATGCCGGGCACGGCGGATGTCTACCTCGAAGCGGTCGTCGCCGTCCCGCTGTTCGTGCTGACCGGGCGGCTGCTGGAGTCGCGGGCCCGGGCCGGCACCGGTTCGGCGCTGCGGGCGCTCGCGTCCCTCGCCGCCAAGGACGTCGCCGTGCGGACGGCGGACGGCGAGGAGCGCCGGATCCCCGTCGCCGAACTGCGGGTCGGCGACCGCTTCCTCGTCCGGCCGGGCGAGCGCGTCGCCACCGACGGGACGGTGGTGGCGGGCAGTTCGGCCCTGGACCTGTCGCTGGTGACGGGCGAGAGCGCGCCCGTCGACGTCACGCCGGGCACGGCCGTGATCGGCGGTGCCGTCAACTCCGGCGGCCTGCTGGAGGTACGGGCGGAGGCCGTCGGCGCGGACACCCAACTCGCGCGGATCACGCGGCTGGTGGAGGACGCACAGGCGGGCAAGGCCCGGGTGCAGCGCCTCGCCGACGCGATCGCCGGCGTCTTCGTCCCGGCCGTGCTGGCGGTCGCGGTCACGGTCCTCGGGTTCTGGCTGGGCGCCGGCGCGTCCCCGCAGGCGGCGATCACCGCGGCCGTCGCCGTGCTCGTCGTCGCCTGCCCGTGCGCCCTGGGCCTGGCCACCCCGACCGCCCTGCTCGCCGCGACCGGCCGGGGCGCCGGGCTCGGCATCCTGGTCAGCGGGCCGCAGGCGCTGGAGGGGCTGCGCCGGGTGGACACGGTCGTCCTCGACAAGACCGGCACCCTGACCACCGGTTCGATGACGGTGACCGAGGTGGCGGCCCGCGAGGGCGGCTGCGGTCCCGAGGCCGCGCTGCGGTACGCGGCGGCGGCCGAGGCCGGTTCGGAGCACCCGGTGGGCCGGGCCGTGCACGCCCACGGACTGGCGGAGGCGGACGGTCCGCTGCCCGCCGCCGAGGAGTTCACGGCCACGGCCGGCGTGGGCGTCCGGGCCGTGGTGGACGGCAAGCGCGTCGAGGTCGTACGGGCGGACGCCGACGGGCTCCCCGACGCGCTCGGCGAGGCCGTGCGGCGCGCCGGGCGGGACGGCCGGACGGTCGTGGCGGTACGGGTCGAGGGCACCGCCGAGGCCGTGATCGCCCTGGGCGACACGGTCCGCGCCGGCAGCTACCGGGCCGTCGACCACCTCAAGCGGCTCGGCCTGCGGCCGGTGCTGGCCACCGGCGACGGCCCGGCCGCCGCCCGGGCCGTCGCCGCCGAACTGGGCATCGGCGAGGTGCACTCCCAGGTCACCCCGGAGGGCAAGGCGGACCTCGTCCGCGCGCTGCGCGAGCAGGGCCACCGGGTCGCCGTCATCGGCGACGGCGTCAACGACACCGCCGCGCTGGCCGGCGCCGACCTCGGCATCGCCATGGGCAGCGGCACGGACGCGGCCATCGGCGCGGCCGACGTGACGCTGGTCCGCGAGGACATGGGCGCCCTGGCCGACGCCGTGCGGCTGGCCCGCCGCACCTCCCTGACCGTGCGCGCCAACCTGGCCTGGGCCTTCGGCTACAACCTGGTGACCGTGCCGCTCGCCGCCGTGGGGCTGCTCAGCCCGATGGTCGCGGCGGCGGCGATGTCGGTCAGCTCCCTCCTCGTCGTCGGCAACAGCCTGCGGCTGCGCGGCTGGCAGCCGGCGCCCGTCCGCACGACCGCCGCCGCCCGCAAGGGCGCCCCCCGTCCCCGGAAGGCCGTCGCATGA
- a CDS encoding cytochrome P450 family protein codes for MPTPDPIPLSGAAYKRDPYPLYARLREAGPIHRVVFPSGVTAWLVTGYAAAQRTLADPRLGKNHALGNDRWRARASIMPEPQHSRLQVHLLHQDPPKHTGMRRLITDTFAPRRVEALRSRLQELADELVDALPSTAGPHDDAVDLVGTFAARFPFLALAEAIGLPPHLAARFRREWGGVVAPVGPTDPGRPAYEALLRGLEDYIAEVVADRRATPDDGLLSRLVAARDTGELTPEELDSMIFQLLVAGQEPVTNQITTALVALFRHPEALERLRAEPSLMPAAVEELLRLDGAFELTTWRFLAEDAELHGTRVPAGDSVIVSLCAANRDPERFPDPDTLDLDRAQGSHLAFGHGIHFCPGAALARIELQVALGTLLTRLPGLRLAVPDEELRWIPAVLGRGTAALPVAYDAPRCPFGRG; via the coding sequence GTGCCGACCCCCGACCCCATACCCCTCTCCGGCGCCGCCTACAAGCGCGACCCCTACCCCCTCTACGCGCGCCTGCGCGAAGCCGGACCGATCCACCGCGTCGTCTTCCCCAGCGGCGTCACGGCCTGGCTGGTCACCGGGTACGCCGCCGCCCAGCGCACCCTCGCCGACCCCCGGTTGGGCAAGAACCACGCCCTGGGCAACGACCGCTGGCGCGCCCGCGCCTCGATCATGCCGGAGCCCCAGCACTCCCGCCTCCAGGTGCACCTCCTCCACCAGGACCCCCCGAAGCACACCGGCATGCGCCGCCTGATCACCGACACCTTCGCCCCCCGCCGCGTCGAGGCGCTGCGCTCGCGCCTCCAGGAGCTGGCGGACGAACTCGTGGACGCGCTCCCGTCCACCGCCGGCCCGCACGACGACGCGGTCGACCTGGTCGGGACGTTCGCCGCCCGCTTCCCCTTCCTCGCCCTCGCCGAGGCCATCGGCCTGCCCCCGCACCTCGCCGCCCGCTTCCGGCGCGAGTGGGGCGGCGTCGTGGCCCCCGTGGGCCCCACCGACCCCGGCCGCCCCGCCTATGAGGCGCTGCTGCGCGGCTTGGAGGACTACATCGCCGAGGTGGTCGCCGACCGGCGCGCCACCCCCGACGACGGGCTGCTCAGCCGGCTGGTCGCCGCCCGCGACACCGGCGAACTCACGCCCGAGGAGCTGGACTCCATGATCTTCCAGCTCCTGGTGGCCGGCCAGGAACCGGTCACCAACCAGATCACCACCGCCCTCGTCGCCCTCTTCCGCCATCCCGAGGCCCTGGAACGGCTGCGCGCCGAACCGTCCCTCATGCCCGCCGCGGTCGAGGAACTGCTGCGCCTGGACGGCGCGTTCGAGCTCACCACCTGGCGCTTCCTCGCCGAGGACGCCGAGCTGCACGGCACCCGCGTCCCGGCCGGCGACTCCGTGATCGTCTCCCTCTGCGCCGCCAACCGCGACCCCGAGCGCTTCCCCGACCCGGACACCCTCGACCTCGACCGCGCCCAGGGCTCCCACCTCGCCTTCGGACACGGCATCCACTTCTGCCCCGGCGCCGCCCTCGCCCGGATCGAACTCCAGGTCGCCCTGGGCACCTTGCTCACCCGCCTGCCCGGCCTGCGCCTGGCCGTCCCCGACGAAGAACTGCGCTGGATCCCCGCCGTCCTCGGCCGCGGCACGGCCGCGCTCCCCGTGGCGTACGACGCGCCGCGCTGCCCGTTCGGGCGGGGGTGA